The sequence below is a genomic window from Candidatus Methylomirabilota bacterium.
CGGGGGGCCAGCGTCAGGATGGCCGGCAGCGCGTCGGAGCCCTTCAGGCCCGGCAGCTCGATGTCGAGCAACACCAGGTCCGGCGCCTCGTGACCGATCATGCGGAGCGCGGCGACGGCGTCGTTGGCCACCTGCGCGCGATGGCCGTGCGCGACCATGAGCTCCTCCAGGGCGGCGCGCAGCTCCGGATCGTCGTCGACGATCAGCACTAGCCGGCGCGGCCCCGGCGTGACGACCGCTGCGAGCGCCTCCGCCTCGCCCACATCGGCCGCGGCGGATGGAGAAGAGGGCGGCGGCCCGATGGCCGCGTCCAGGGCGGCCAAGTCGAGCGGCTTGGTCAACACCACGCTGGCGCCCAGCCGCAAGGCACGATCGTGCAGGGCCCGGTCGGCATCCCCGGTGACCACGATGACCTTGGCCGTGCGGTCCACGGCCCGGATCCGCTGGACGGCATCGAGCCCATTGAGGCGCGGCATGTGGAGGTCCAGGACGATGACCTGCGGGCGTTCCCGCTTGACGTGCACCAGCGCCTCGAGCCCGTTGGCGGCCTGGCGGACCTCGAATCCCGACATGGCGAGGTAGTCGGCGAGCATCGACCGGATATCGGTGTCGTCGTCGACGACCAGGCCCAGCTGACGTCCGGGATCCATCGCCTACGACCGACGGTAGCATGAGCCCCGGGGAATCGCCTACTTCCACTCCTCGGCGGCGATCTGGTACGCGAGGATTTTTCGATAAAGGGTCTTGGGGTCGACCTGGAGCAGCGCCGCCGCCTTCCCGCGGTGGCCGCCGACCGCACGGAGCGTGCTGACGATGTGCTGGCGCTCCATCGC
It includes:
- a CDS encoding response regulator, producing the protein MDPGRQLGLVVDDDTDIRSMLADYLAMSGFEVRQAANGLEALVHVKRERPQVIVLDLHMPRLNGLDAVQRIRAVDRTAKVIVVTGDADRALHDRALRLGASVVLTKPLDLAALDAAIGPPPSSPSAAADVGEAEALAAVVTPGPRRLVLIVDDDPELRAALEELMVAHGHRAQVANDAVAALRMIGHEAPDLVLLDIELPGLKGSDALPAILTLAPRAKVIMVSGSPNSDVAKQSLAAGAFDYVMKPIDLEYLTQTVETALATTRAGR